One window of the Corynebacterium glutamicum ATCC 13032 genome contains the following:
- a CDS encoding DUF6457 domain-containing protein: MDTTPSKNNEAEKMQKMYQWLDTVCTELDIDPDILAEVVPHLLNLTRDVAHGPSRPAAPMTSFLLGLAAGRSGTSTDDWAESTLVNALHLQEIIAKNYPEAK; this comes from the coding sequence GTGGACACCACCCCAAGCAAAAACAACGAAGCCGAGAAGATGCAGAAAATGTATCAATGGCTCGACACTGTGTGCACAGAGCTGGATATTGATCCAGACATTCTCGCAGAGGTTGTCCCCCACCTGTTGAATCTCACGCGTGATGTTGCGCATGGCCCTTCTCGACCAGCGGCACCAATGACGTCTTTCCTTCTTGGTTTAGCTGCTGGCCGTTCTGGAACAAGCACTGATGATTGGGCCGAGTCCACGTTGGTTAATGCTCTGCATCTTCAAGAAATCATCGCTAAAAATTACCCGGAGGCTAAATAA
- the fdhF gene encoding molybdenum-dependent formate dehydrogenase FdhF: MTTPPTEISNVNPTANEFDDPDVGRRITSAAGVPGVLHALQHAVPNRALLPLLTMNKPGGIDCPGCAWPEPSTANLGVVEFCENGAKAVAEETTPDRAGKEFWAEHSIYDLREKTDHWLGKRGRITEPMFYDRSSGDDHYRPISWDRAFAIIASKLREIEPDEAVFYTSGRAPNEPAYMLQLLARRLGTNNLPDCGNMCHESTGTALGETLGLGKGSVVMEDFYNTDLLISVGQNPGTNHPRALTAFKELKENGGKILALNPMPETGLMKFREPQSVKGALSISDKLADEYLQIRLDGDRAFFQALNKELIRRDALDHAFLDKFCSGVDETIEHLKSLDDEVLLKGCGLTAAEINKAADMVEKSDTVVVSWTLGVTQHKNAVYTIREMVNFLLLTGNIGKPGAGTAPLRGHSNVQGDRTMGIWEKMPEAFLAALENEFGFDVPRKHGFDTVNSLRAMREGKTKFFLSLGGNLVRVSSDTSVVEKGMESNELTVHLSTKPNGSQAWPGEQSLILPVIARTDKDVQKSGVQRVTVEDSAGAVHASTGKRTANKDLNLKSECDIIGTIGKQTFGDAFWQPMIDNYDVVRDHIEATIPGFHDFNRRIDNPGGFLLPNGPRERIFNTSNGKAQLTVNETNVIELPKDYLLMNTVRSHDQYNSTIYGLDDRYRGVRNGRRVVFVNPQDCKQRGLKDGDIVDIVSVFDDGERRAPNFRVVEYDTARDCVTTYFPEANVLVPLDSVAEKSNTPVSKSVVVRLEATGRTAS; this comes from the coding sequence ATGACAACCCCTCCAACTGAGATTTCGAACGTGAATCCCACCGCGAATGAATTTGATGATCCGGATGTGGGACGGCGCATTACTTCTGCTGCTGGTGTGCCAGGCGTTTTGCATGCGCTCCAGCATGCTGTTCCGAATCGTGCCCTGCTGCCGTTGCTCACCATGAATAAACCAGGCGGCATCGACTGTCCTGGTTGTGCTTGGCCTGAGCCTTCCACTGCCAACCTTGGTGTGGTTGAGTTCTGCGAGAACGGTGCCAAGGCGGTCGCCGAGGAAACAACACCTGATCGTGCCGGCAAAGAGTTCTGGGCAGAGCATTCTATTTATGATCTGCGGGAAAAGACCGATCACTGGCTGGGAAAGCGTGGCCGAATCACCGAGCCCATGTTTTATGATCGTTCTTCTGGCGATGATCACTACCGCCCTATTTCTTGGGATCGTGCATTTGCGATCATTGCGTCGAAGCTCCGCGAGATCGAGCCAGATGAAGCGGTGTTTTACACCTCTGGTCGAGCACCCAATGAGCCGGCTTATATGCTGCAGCTTCTAGCCCGCCGACTTGGCACAAATAATCTTCCAGACTGTGGAAACATGTGCCACGAGTCCACCGGTACTGCCTTGGGTGAGACCTTGGGTTTGGGCAAGGGATCCGTGGTGATGGAGGATTTCTACAACACTGATTTGTTGATTTCCGTGGGACAAAACCCGGGCACCAACCACCCACGTGCGTTGACGGCTTTCAAAGAATTGAAGGAAAACGGTGGCAAGATTCTGGCGCTGAACCCCATGCCAGAGACCGGTCTGATGAAATTCCGTGAGCCCCAATCAGTCAAGGGCGCGTTGAGCATTTCAGACAAACTTGCTGATGAATACTTGCAGATCCGTCTTGATGGAGACCGCGCATTCTTCCAGGCGCTCAACAAGGAACTCATCCGTAGAGATGCCCTAGATCATGCATTCTTGGATAAATTCTGTTCAGGTGTGGATGAAACCATCGAGCACCTCAAATCACTCGATGATGAGGTTCTGCTCAAGGGATGCGGTCTGACGGCAGCGGAGATCAACAAGGCCGCTGACATGGTGGAAAAGTCTGACACCGTGGTGGTGTCATGGACTCTCGGGGTCACCCAGCATAAGAACGCTGTGTACACCATCCGTGAAATGGTGAACTTCCTGCTGCTTACTGGAAATATTGGTAAGCCTGGCGCAGGCACTGCCCCGCTTCGTGGGCACTCAAACGTCCAGGGTGATCGAACCATGGGTATTTGGGAGAAAATGCCGGAGGCATTCCTTGCTGCTCTTGAAAACGAGTTTGGTTTCGATGTGCCCCGCAAGCACGGCTTCGACACGGTAAATTCCCTGCGAGCCATGCGCGAAGGCAAGACCAAGTTCTTTCTCTCCCTCGGTGGCAACCTTGTTCGAGTGTCCTCAGATACGTCTGTTGTCGAAAAGGGCATGGAATCCAATGAGCTGACGGTGCATCTGTCGACCAAGCCCAATGGTTCACAAGCATGGCCTGGTGAGCAGTCACTTATCCTTCCGGTGATTGCTCGAACAGATAAGGATGTCCAAAAGTCAGGCGTCCAGCGTGTGACAGTTGAGGATTCTGCCGGCGCTGTTCACGCATCCACTGGTAAACGAACCGCCAACAAGGATCTGAATTTGAAGTCCGAATGCGACATCATTGGAACCATCGGTAAGCAGACCTTCGGTGATGCCTTCTGGCAGCCGATGATTGATAACTACGATGTGGTCCGCGATCACATCGAGGCCACCATTCCTGGGTTCCACGATTTCAACCGTCGCATCGACAACCCCGGTGGATTCCTCCTCCCCAACGGACCTCGTGAGCGCATCTTCAACACATCCAATGGCAAGGCCCAATTGACGGTTAATGAAACCAATGTGATTGAGCTACCCAAGGACTATTTGCTTATGAACACGGTACGTTCACATGATCAATACAACTCCACGATTTACGGTCTGGATGACCGCTACCGCGGTGTTCGCAATGGTCGCCGCGTAGTGTTCGTCAATCCTCAAGATTGTAAGCAACGTGGTCTCAAGGATGGAGACATCGTCGATATCGTCTCTGTCTTTGATGATGGCGAACGCCGAGCACCGAATTTCCGAGTGGTGGAATATGACACCGCGAGGGACTGCGTCACCACGTATTTCCCTGAGGCCAACGTATTGGTTCCATTGGATTCAGTAGCTGAAAAATCCAACACTCCAGTGTCCAAGTCAGTTGTGGTTCGCCTTGAAGCAACAGGACGTACTGCTTCTTAG
- a CDS encoding ECF transporter S component: MINAITLKPKTFLTLSFLAVLSIVIFFWPLIVNPESFLSDKAQAPLYIAIVIPLVLAAVIAEISENGFDVKAVAMLGVLTAMVAVVRPFGAGAAGFEAVFFVLILGGRAFGPGFGFILGNTGLFASALLTAGIGPWLPYQMLAAAWVSFGAGLLPQVRGKKEMLIIVLYAIVSSLGYGTMMNMSFWPYAIGVTSGLSFTPGAPVLENLHTFMLFCLTTSMGWDLGRAFFTSVLLLLTAKPVLGALRRASRRAAFGVERDFGEAGVPRV; this comes from the coding sequence ATGATCAACGCCATCACACTCAAGCCCAAAACCTTCCTCACCTTAAGCTTCCTTGCGGTTTTGAGCATCGTGATTTTCTTCTGGCCGCTGATCGTCAACCCGGAATCCTTCCTGTCCGACAAAGCCCAAGCGCCCCTCTACATCGCGATCGTCATTCCCCTCGTGCTGGCCGCTGTCATCGCCGAAATCAGTGAAAACGGATTCGACGTTAAAGCCGTAGCCATGCTCGGCGTCCTCACCGCCATGGTTGCCGTAGTCCGACCATTCGGTGCCGGCGCAGCAGGCTTTGAAGCAGTCTTCTTTGTCCTCATCCTCGGCGGACGAGCCTTCGGACCCGGCTTCGGATTCATCCTCGGCAACACCGGACTGTTCGCATCCGCGCTGCTCACCGCAGGAATCGGACCGTGGCTCCCCTACCAAATGCTCGCAGCCGCCTGGGTCAGCTTCGGCGCCGGCCTACTCCCCCAAGTACGCGGCAAAAAGGAAATGCTCATCATCGTCCTATACGCCATCGTCTCTTCACTCGGCTACGGAACCATGATGAACATGAGCTTCTGGCCCTACGCCATCGGTGTCACCAGCGGGCTTTCCTTCACACCCGGCGCGCCCGTCCTGGAAAACCTCCACACCTTCATGCTGTTCTGCCTCACCACATCCATGGGTTGGGATCTCGGCCGCGCCTTCTTCACCTCAGTGCTATTACTGCTCACAGCCAAACCCGTTTTAGGTGCTTTACGACGCGCCAGCCGCCGCGCCGCTTTCGGCGTCGAGCGTGACTTCGGGGAGGCCGGGGTGCCTCGGGTCTAA
- a CDS encoding ABC transporter ATP-binding protein, with protein MSAPFSARTAWSTDPVLELESVAASYYDDERTLAAPQISDVNLTLFEGEILLVVGRTGSGKSTLLNAMSGAMPHATGGRLDGRVRVVGRDTRDFPPRMLSDVVGVVGQDPAASFITNTVEEELAYSMEQLGLPPAVMRKRVEETLDLLGIAELRYVPLAELSGGEQQRVAIGAVLTTRPALIILDEPTSALDPNGAEDVLATVTKLAHDLAMTVVLAEHRIERVLQYVDRVAHVGADGHVTVGTPEEIMADSDVAPPIVELGRWAGWAPLPLSIRDARAHSADMRKRLYQRGLVVNKLHNHAVQPLLIAEDIMVDFPEIRAVDGVNLNLNSGEITVLMGRNGCGKSSLLWALQGSGTRNQGSVQVLDEAAGFSWTDPKTLKPAKRRNLVSMVPQTPTDILYESTVHAELARSDKDAAAPAGTTREILDSLVPNIPDHLHPRDLSEGQKLSLALSIQLAAKPRVVFFDEPTRGLDYDGKKSLARSFQQLADDGHAILVVTHDVEFSALCADRVLFMASGKIISDGTAVEILPASPAYAPQVAKITAGIQEESHWLTVSAVKAALGHGEIS; from the coding sequence ATGAGTGCTCCTTTTAGCGCGCGCACTGCGTGGTCGACGGACCCCGTGCTGGAACTGGAAAGCGTCGCTGCCTCGTATTATGACGATGAGCGCACGCTGGCGGCGCCGCAGATCAGCGACGTGAATCTGACGCTTTTTGAAGGCGAAATCCTGCTGGTTGTGGGGCGCACCGGCTCCGGCAAATCGACGCTGCTGAACGCGATGTCCGGCGCGATGCCGCATGCGACCGGCGGCCGACTTGATGGGCGCGTGCGCGTGGTCGGCCGGGATACGCGTGATTTCCCACCACGCATGCTTTCCGACGTGGTCGGCGTCGTTGGGCAAGATCCGGCGGCAAGTTTTATCACCAACACGGTTGAAGAAGAACTTGCCTACAGCATGGAGCAATTAGGGCTCCCACCTGCGGTCATGCGCAAGCGCGTAGAGGAAACCCTTGATCTTTTAGGCATCGCGGAGCTGCGATACGTGCCATTGGCGGAACTATCTGGTGGTGAGCAGCAGCGCGTGGCGATTGGCGCGGTGCTGACCACTCGCCCCGCGCTGATTATCTTGGATGAACCAACCAGCGCTTTGGACCCTAATGGTGCCGAGGATGTGCTGGCAACCGTAACCAAGCTGGCTCATGACTTGGCGATGACCGTAGTGCTTGCTGAACACCGCATCGAGCGCGTACTGCAGTACGTGGACCGCGTGGCGCATGTGGGCGCTGATGGGCACGTCACTGTTGGGACGCCGGAAGAAATCATGGCTGATTCTGATGTGGCACCACCCATTGTGGAATTAGGACGCTGGGCTGGCTGGGCTCCCCTACCGCTATCGATCCGCGATGCACGCGCACACTCCGCTGACATGCGCAAACGCCTGTATCAGCGTGGTTTAGTGGTGAACAAATTACACAACCACGCTGTCCAGCCACTTTTGATCGCCGAAGATATCATGGTTGATTTCCCCGAAATCCGTGCCGTTGACGGCGTGAACTTGAATCTCAACTCCGGTGAAATTACCGTGCTCATGGGCCGAAACGGCTGCGGAAAATCATCCCTGCTGTGGGCTTTACAAGGTTCAGGGACTAGAAATCAGGGCTCGGTGCAGGTGCTTGATGAGGCCGCGGGATTTTCGTGGACAGACCCCAAAACTTTAAAGCCCGCCAAGCGGCGCAATCTTGTGTCCATGGTTCCGCAAACACCGACCGATATTTTGTATGAATCAACCGTGCATGCAGAGCTCGCACGCTCTGATAAAGATGCCGCAGCACCCGCCGGCACCACGCGGGAAATCCTGGATTCACTGGTCCCGAATATCCCGGACCATCTCCACCCACGTGATCTATCAGAAGGCCAAAAGCTCTCCCTCGCGCTGTCCATCCAACTCGCCGCAAAACCCCGCGTGGTATTTTTCGACGAACCCACCCGCGGCCTAGACTACGACGGCAAGAAATCCCTCGCCCGCTCCTTCCAACAACTCGCAGACGACGGCCACGCCATTTTGGTGGTCACCCACGACGTGGAATTCTCTGCACTGTGCGCCGACCGAGTGTTGTTTATGGCCTCTGGAAAGATCATCTCCGATGGCACAGCCGTAGAAATCCTCCCCGCATCACCGGCTTACGCCCCACAAGTCGCAAAAATCACCGCCGGCATCCAAGAGGAATCACACTGGCTCACAGTCTCGGCCGTGAAAGCTGCGCTAGGGCATGGTGAAATCTCATGA
- a CDS encoding energy-coupling factor transporter transmembrane component T yields MVHPWAWWVWALGIAGCASMTNNPYILALTFATLCFVVFNRRGSSPWSRAFPIYLMIAGWLVVYRLVMHIVVGAKIGTIELFRIPPVQLPEWAAGIHVFGTVYLEGLIIATTQGLTLGTMIVAVGAANSLADPKKLLKSLPGALGELGTAVVIGISIAPQMAESAFRINRARTLRGDDAKGVRGFARILMPVFQDTLDRSLALANSMDARGYGRQAHVSKFQQRVTSIFGAFGILGVTVGLFVVLDASSPMFVAVPVFITGVGFLIISLVVASHRKTSTTFDQLPWGAAEWLVCITGVIPLLMAALTRYLDPGSMITTWVPLHMPDTVPLLVVAGLVVATMPGFLTPRLPKNKVRVKRRKAINSPERAEV; encoded by the coding sequence ATGGTTCATCCCTGGGCGTGGTGGGTGTGGGCGTTGGGTATTGCTGGTTGTGCCAGCATGACCAACAATCCTTATATTTTGGCGCTCACTTTTGCCACGTTGTGTTTTGTGGTGTTTAACCGTCGTGGGTCATCGCCGTGGTCGCGTGCTTTCCCGATCTATTTGATGATCGCGGGTTGGCTCGTGGTGTACCGGTTGGTCATGCACATTGTGGTGGGAGCAAAAATTGGCACCATTGAACTGTTTCGGATCCCGCCGGTGCAGTTGCCGGAATGGGCTGCGGGTATCCACGTGTTTGGCACGGTGTATCTCGAGGGTCTGATCATCGCGACGACGCAAGGCTTAACGCTTGGAACGATGATCGTGGCGGTGGGTGCTGCGAACTCTTTGGCGGATCCCAAGAAGCTGCTCAAATCGTTGCCTGGCGCATTGGGCGAACTGGGAACTGCGGTGGTCATCGGTATTTCCATTGCACCTCAGATGGCTGAGTCGGCGTTCCGCATTAATCGTGCACGAACCTTGCGTGGTGATGATGCCAAAGGTGTTCGTGGTTTCGCGCGGATTTTGATGCCGGTTTTCCAGGACACTTTGGATAGGTCTTTGGCCCTGGCTAATTCCATGGATGCCCGTGGTTATGGCAGGCAGGCTCATGTATCCAAATTCCAACAGCGTGTGACCTCTATTTTTGGTGCATTCGGAATACTCGGCGTGACCGTTGGTCTGTTTGTGGTCTTAGATGCATCATCACCGATGTTCGTTGCCGTTCCGGTGTTTATTACCGGCGTGGGCTTCTTGATCATTTCGTTGGTCGTTGCTTCACATAGAAAAACATCCACCACTTTTGATCAGTTGCCTTGGGGTGCTGCGGAATGGCTTGTGTGCATCACAGGTGTGATTCCGCTGCTCATGGCTGCGCTGACACGATACCTTGATCCAGGTTCCATGATCACCACCTGGGTTCCTTTGCATATGCCAGACACCGTTCCGTTGCTCGTTGTGGCAGGACTTGTTGTGGCGACGATGCCAGGATTCTTGACGCCCCGCTTGCCGAAGAACAAAGTGAGGGTCAAGCGTCGAAAAGCAATAAATAGCCCAGAAAGGGCCGAAGTTTAA
- a CDS encoding prenyltransferase/squalene oxidase repeat-containing protein codes for MAHLRGKRTIRWSAATVALATGVSLLAPQVVAAQDASSDIQLATQFIEKEFATNGLIPGPVGTPDIGLNQDLLLSLNALAPDSPEIDAAYAAIAPELEGYVSVSDYIFSDRLAKTVAFQDALGVRDADFIAQLVSAVQENGQIKNLDNGEATTAINNFSQAWGVLALHRVGETEAAERATEFLKTQVCSDGGVQLASAIEPTCKTTDSDVTAMAAQALTLANGAQDPTTQATLDYLVTTMDETGGVKNTWTGVNSNSTGIVGSAFALAGDEENYLKAREYLASVQFGEDADPSIQGGFAFTVKAKETNTAISDQIRRATGQAALGFAGGNYANDKLITIANPVDPTPDPEIPTPPADSEGSTGGIGGAGIIIAILAILAAIAGVMGPMMANLQF; via the coding sequence ATGGCTCATCTACGTGGGAAGAGAACCATTCGCTGGTCTGCTGCAACCGTGGCTTTAGCAACCGGTGTTTCCCTGTTGGCTCCACAGGTCGTTGCTGCACAGGATGCATCATCGGATATTCAATTAGCTACCCAATTCATCGAAAAAGAATTTGCAACGAATGGCCTCATCCCTGGGCCTGTAGGTACTCCAGATATTGGGCTCAATCAGGATCTGTTGCTGTCCCTAAATGCGCTTGCCCCTGATTCTCCAGAGATCGACGCTGCATATGCTGCAATTGCTCCGGAGCTCGAGGGCTATGTCTCAGTTTCTGACTACATCTTCAGCGATCGTCTAGCCAAGACCGTAGCTTTCCAAGATGCCCTCGGCGTCAGAGATGCTGATTTTATCGCGCAACTTGTCAGCGCTGTTCAAGAAAACGGTCAGATCAAAAACTTAGATAATGGTGAAGCCACAACTGCAATTAATAACTTCAGCCAGGCCTGGGGCGTTCTAGCTCTGCACCGCGTCGGTGAAACCGAAGCAGCCGAGCGCGCAACAGAATTCCTTAAAACTCAAGTGTGCTCCGACGGTGGTGTCCAATTAGCCTCAGCAATCGAACCTACATGCAAAACCACGGATTCCGATGTCACTGCAATGGCTGCACAGGCTTTGACTCTGGCAAATGGTGCGCAGGATCCAACCACACAAGCCACTCTCGATTACCTCGTCACCACGATGGATGAGACCGGTGGTGTCAAAAATACTTGGACCGGTGTGAATTCCAACTCCACGGGAATTGTCGGATCCGCTTTTGCTCTTGCGGGCGATGAGGAAAACTACCTCAAGGCTCGTGAATACCTGGCATCTGTTCAATTTGGCGAAGATGCAGACCCATCGATTCAGGGTGGCTTTGCTTTCACCGTGAAGGCTAAGGAAACCAACACTGCGATTAGCGATCAGATTCGACGCGCAACTGGCCAAGCAGCATTAGGTTTTGCAGGCGGTAACTACGCCAACGATAAACTGATCACCATTGCGAACCCAGTAGATCCAACTCCAGATCCAGAAATTCCAACTCCCCCAGCTGATTCAGAGGGATCCACCGGTGGAATTGGCGGCGCTGGAATTATCATCGCCATCTTGGCCATCCTTGCCGCCATCGCTGGTGTCATGGGACCAATGATGGCTAACCTGCAGTTTTAA
- a CDS encoding GNAT family N-acetyltransferase, translating into MYKLISPHLSGHAMWKEALEEFGSGPIHGSGYFENYLPIDYSEAGFHHYLKERTDAADPSVPPPEGFVHCSYFWIVDDDDVLVGFLALRHELNQHLLEVAGHIGYGVRPSARRKGAATAALKLGVHEAQALGIDKVLLCVAGDNEASRNVIEKCGGVYESTIRGMRRYWIATDS; encoded by the coding sequence ATGTACAAATTAATCTCACCGCATTTGTCAGGCCACGCCATGTGGAAAGAGGCTTTGGAAGAATTCGGATCAGGCCCCATCCACGGCTCGGGTTATTTCGAGAACTATCTTCCCATCGACTATTCCGAAGCAGGATTTCACCACTACCTCAAGGAGCGCACTGACGCGGCCGATCCTTCGGTTCCACCACCGGAAGGTTTTGTGCACTGCAGCTATTTCTGGATCGTTGATGATGACGATGTTCTTGTCGGATTCTTAGCTTTAAGGCACGAGCTGAACCAACATCTCCTGGAAGTCGCGGGCCACATTGGTTACGGCGTGCGCCCGTCTGCGCGTCGAAAAGGTGCTGCAACCGCAGCGCTGAAACTCGGTGTTCATGAAGCTCAGGCCTTGGGCATCGACAAGGTTTTGCTGTGCGTCGCAGGAGATAACGAAGCGTCCAGGAACGTCATCGAAAAGTGCGGTGGAGTTTATGAATCCACGATCCGTGGAATGCGACGCTATTGGATAGCCACAGATTCTTAA
- the rpsH gene encoding 30S ribosomal protein S8, whose amino-acid sequence MTMTDPIADMLSRVRNASNAHHDTVSMPSSKIKANIAEILKQEGYIANYTVEDAKVGKTLSLELKYSNTRERSIAGLRRVSKPGLRVYAKSTNLPQVLGGLGVAIISTSQGLLTDRQATEKGVGGEVLAYVW is encoded by the coding sequence ATGACAATGACTGATCCAATCGCCGACATGCTGTCGCGCGTGCGCAATGCTAGCAATGCGCACCACGACACCGTGTCCATGCCATCCTCCAAGATCAAGGCAAACATCGCCGAGATCTTGAAGCAGGAAGGCTACATCGCTAACTACACCGTTGAGGATGCAAAGGTCGGCAAGACCCTGTCCCTCGAGCTGAAGTACAGCAACACCCGTGAGCGCTCCATCGCTGGTCTGCGCCGCGTTTCCAAGCCTGGTCTGCGTGTATACGCTAAGTCCACCAATCTGCCACAGGTTCTGGGCGGCCTTGGCGTGGCTATCATTTCCACGTCACAGGGCCTCCTGACCGACCGTCAGGCTACCGAGAAGGGCGTAGGCGGAGAAGTCCTCGCCTACGTCTGGTAA
- the rplF gene encoding 50S ribosomal protein L6 — translation MSRIGKEPITIPSGVETKIDGQLVEVKGPKGTLNVNVPEPISVAVEDGKIVVTRPDDHRTNRSLHGLSRSLVNNLVVGVTEGYTIKMEIFGVGYRVALKGKDLEFSLGYSHPVLIEASEGITFAVDGNTKLSVSGIDKQKVGQVAAVIRRLRKDDPYKGKGIRYEGEQIRRKVGKTGK, via the coding sequence ATGTCACGTATCGGAAAAGAACCGATCACCATCCCATCCGGTGTCGAAACCAAGATTGACGGACAGCTCGTTGAGGTTAAGGGTCCTAAGGGCACCCTGAACGTTAACGTTCCAGAGCCAATCTCCGTTGCAGTGGAAGACGGCAAGATTGTCGTCACCCGCCCGGATGATCACCGCACTAACCGTTCCCTCCACGGTCTCTCCCGCTCCCTGGTTAACAACCTGGTTGTCGGCGTCACCGAGGGCTACACCATCAAGATGGAAATCTTCGGTGTCGGTTACCGTGTCGCGCTGAAGGGCAAGGACCTTGAGTTCTCCCTCGGCTACTCACACCCAGTTCTGATTGAAGCTTCTGAAGGCATCACTTTCGCAGTTGATGGCAACACCAAGCTTTCAGTTTCTGGCATCGACAAGCAGAAGGTTGGACAGGTCGCAGCAGTGATCCGCCGCCTGCGTAAGGACGATCCTTACAAGGGTAAGGGCATCCGCTACGAGGGTGAGCAGATCCGCCGCAAGGTCGGAAAGACGGGTAAGTAA
- the rplR gene encoding 50S ribosomal protein L18 encodes MSNTENKQKRVSVGKDIATRRRVARARRHFRIRKNLRGTPEAPRLVVHRSSRHMHVQIIDDVAGHTLAAASSIEAEVRATEGDKKAKGAKVGQLIAERAKAAGIEQVVFDRAGYKYHGRVAALADAAREGGLKF; translated from the coding sequence ATGAGCAACACTGAAAACAAGCAGAAGCGCGTTTCCGTTGGCAAGGACATCGCGACTCGTCGTCGCGTTGCCCGTGCACGCCGCCACTTCCGCATCCGCAAGAACCTGCGTGGCACCCCAGAGGCTCCACGTTTGGTTGTCCACCGCTCTTCTCGCCACATGCACGTTCAGATCATCGATGACGTTGCAGGCCACACCCTGGCTGCAGCTTCTTCCATCGAGGCTGAGGTTCGCGCAACTGAGGGCGACAAGAAGGCTAAGGGCGCAAAGGTCGGTCAGCTGATCGCCGAGCGCGCTAAGGCTGCTGGTATCGAGCAGGTCGTCTTCGACCGCGCTGGTTACAAGTACCACGGCCGCGTTGCAGCTCTCGCTGACGCCGCTCGTGAAGGTGGTCTGAAATTCTAA